The following proteins come from a genomic window of Labeo rohita strain BAU-BD-2019 chromosome 25, IGBB_LRoh.1.0, whole genome shotgun sequence:
- the commd4 gene encoding COMM domain-containing protein 4, producing MRFRFCGDLDCPDWVLAEISTLARISSVKMKLLCVQVIKDLLDEGIDYDKVSKLTSDAKFESGDIKASVAVLSFILSSAAKHDVDSESLSSELQQLGLPKEHTTGLCKSYEDKHIALQEKLRESSLRLGRLEAVNWRVDYTLSSSELKQVNEPTVQLRLQAQDPETDSTKTTVVSITADKFRVLLTELKQAQTMMNALQ from the exons ATG aggTTCCGATTTTGTGGAGATCTTGACTGTCCTGACTGGGTCCTTGCAGAAATTAGTACCTTAGCTAGAATA TCGAGCGTCAAGATGAAACTTCTGTGCGTGCAAGTCATTAAAGATCTGCTTGATGAAGGCATCGAT TATGACAAAGTTTCAAAACTAACCTCAGATGCAAAGTTTG aaagtGGAGACATTAAAGCCAGTGTAGCAGTGCTGAGTTTTATTCTGTCCAGTGCTGCTAAGCACGATGTGGACAGTGAATCTCTCTCCAGTGAACTTCAGCAGCTTGGCCTGCCTAAAG AGCACACCACCGGATTGTGTAAATCATATGAGGATAAGCACATCGCTCTACAGGAAAAGCTGAGGGAGAGCAGCTTGCGCT TGGGTCGACTGGAAGCGGTGAACTGGCGGGTCGATTACACCCTGAGCTCCAGCGAACTGAAGCAAGTGAATGAACCCACAGTCCAGCTCAGACTTCAGGCTCAGGACCCCGAGACAGACTCCACAAAGACCACCGTTGTCTCCATCACTGCTGACAAGTTCAGAGTACTGCTAACAG AACTCAAACAAGCACAGACTATGATGAATGCACTACAGTGA